One window of the Lytechinus variegatus isolate NC3 chromosome 3, Lvar_3.0, whole genome shotgun sequence genome contains the following:
- the LOC121411649 gene encoding LOW QUALITY PROTEIN: carnosine N-methyltransferase-like (The sequence of the model RefSeq protein was modified relative to this genomic sequence to represent the inferred CDS: inserted 1 base in 1 codon), producing MAGKETETNISNEDDLERKHFMRILAAFMYYKTYVSSRVDQARASFKSIPQHHQDLLPDFIPHLEQIKHCIDHNFIIIQLMLDSTKDMFENSSVVTNGESAGAKAVVKMDMDKVVTTLKQFFRDWSSDGKEERDGCYKPIIDEIKQLYPKGKCKPDEVDVLVPGAGLGRLAFEIASNGYRCQGNEFSLFMLIASHFVLNKSTETNIFTLYPWIHAFSNNKLSANQIRPIHFPDINPMLLSXDAHFSMVAGDFLEVYTDEDVWDCVATSYFIDTANNILAYIEKIYRILKPGGHWVNLGPLLYHFENMPNEDSIEISYDVLQRVILDMGFKILKENPCVRSTYIQDPESMMRYSYECVFFVCQKPASPHERAQEQL from the exons ATGGCTGGGAaagaaacagaaacaaacatTTCGAATGAAGATGATCTTGAAAGGAAACATTTTATGCGGATCCTAGCAGCATTTATGTATTACAA AACCTATGTATCGAGTCGAGTTGATCAGGCACGTGCATCATTCAAGTCTATTCCACAGCACCACCAAGACCTGTTGCCAGACTTCATACCCCATCTCGAACAGATCAAACACTGCATTGACCataacttcatcatcattcagcTCATGCTAGACAGCACAAAGGATATGTTTGAGAACAGCTCAGTGGTAACCAAT GGTGAGAGTGCTGGGGCTAAAGCTGTTGTGAAGATGGACATGGATAAAGTAGTAACTACCTTGAAGCAGTTCTTCAGAGATTGGAGTTCAGATGGCAAGGAAGAGAGGGATGGATGTTATAAGCCTATCATTGATGAGATAAAACAGTTATACCCAAAGGGAAAATG TAAACCAGATGAAGTGGATGTGTTGGTTCCAGGTGCAGGGTTAGGTCGGTTAGCCTTTGAGATTGCAAGCAACGGATACCGTTGCCAGGGCAATGAATTCAGCCTGTTCATGCTCATTGCCTCACACTTTGTCCTCAACAA GTCTACAGAAACAAACATATTTACATTGTATCCATGGATACATGCATTCAGCAACAACAaattatcagccaatcagatcagGCCTATCCACTTCCCTGACATCAATCCCATGCTCCTTT CCGATGCACATTTTTCTATGGTAGCTGGGGATTTCCTTGAAGTCTACACAGATGAAG ATGTATGGGACTGTGTAGCCACCTCCTATTTCATAGACACAGCCAACAACATCCTAGCTTACATAGAGAAGATCTACCGTATTCTGAAACCTGGCGGACACTGGGTTAATTTAG GTCCTCTCCTTTATCACTTTGAAAACATGCCTAATGAGGATTCCATAGAGATCAGTTATGATGTTCTACAGAGGGTGATTCTAGATATGGGCTTCAAGATTCTG AAAGAGAACCCCTGTGTAAGATCAACCTACATCCAAGATCCAGAATCCATGATGAGATACTCCTATGAATGTGTTTTCTTCGTCTGTCAAAAACCAGCTTCCCCTCATGAAAGAGCACAGGAGCAATTATGA
- the LOC121411650 gene encoding transmembrane protein 267-like has translation MALIDYYNRSMLIHQRFVLSAILIVTCITGDFLLSKIHPPRPSYWYRALVDNGTHGLVGLLSWAIVINPTLLPFGALLENEFLWEIILCGILSSLVDLDHFAAAGTLNLQKTLSLQSRPPLHAATLIPVFCVLLLLVVRLLKLPRLHHLPLILFVAWFSHLTRDATRRGFWLWPWNSMSRLPYLSYIFLVAVLPYLVIAFMNGTSYWHSRLLDSKQIPRNVVIQHV, from the exons ATGGCTCTGATAGACTATTACAACAGAAGCATGCTTATACATCAAAGGTTTGTTCTCAGTGCCATTTTGATAGTGACGTGCATTACCGGAGATTTCTTGCTGTCAAAGATACATCCACCCAGGCCATCTTATTGGTATAGAGCACTTGTAGACAATGGAACTCATGGTCTAGTCGGTCTCCTATCTTGGGCAATTGTTATCAACCCAACACTGCTCCCCTTCGGAGCATTGCTGGAGAATGAATTCCTATGGGAAATCATCCTGTGCGGCATCTTGTCTTCCTTGGTAGATCTTGATCATTTTGCAGCAGCTGGAACCTTAAACTTACAG AAAACATTATCCCTGCAATCAAGACCACCACTCCATGCAGCAACACTGATCCCAGTCTTCTGCGTCCTGCTGCTTCTCGTTGTAAGACTGTTAAAGTTACCAAGGCTACATCACCTACCACTCATCCTATTTGTTGCCTGGTTCTCGCACTTGACGAGGGATGCAACAAGGAGAGGATTTTGGTTGTGGCCATGGAATAGCATGTCGAGGCTGCCATACTTGTCATACATTTTTCTGGTTGCTGTCCTACCGTACTTGGTCATAGCATTTATGAATGGCACGAGTTATTGGCACAGTCGTTTGTTAGACTCCAAGCAAATTCCAAGAAATGTTGTGATCCAACACGTGTGA